Below is a window of Mauremys mutica isolate MM-2020 ecotype Southern chromosome 11, ASM2049712v1, whole genome shotgun sequence DNA.
CCTGCCCCCCTGTCCGGCTGGACAGACCCCCGCACTCATGGCAGTTCTTGGTGGGAGTGTGTGAGCGTGGCTGTGAGTGTGTGACTGGGCCTGTGACGCCGTGTTAGTGCACGTGAatgagtgtgcgtgtgtgcggGTGTGACTGCATGGGActcagtgtgagtgtgtgtgtgtgcgggtgtGACTGCATGGGACTCAGTgtgagtgtgcgtgtgtgcaggTGTGACTGCATGGGActcagtgtgagtgtgtgtgcgcgggtgtgtgacgaactgggaatgttcttaatgttttctctgaatactgtgttggtgcctcagtgtcccctctgcagttcttaagtatccagCTGGGGGGATACGGGGGTGTGATTGCTaaagagcaaagggccagtgcacctaaatgcctggcactctgtctcctagcaactgatggcctgggcccctcccctgcaaggtgccagctgaaggtgttggagacaaagagatcaggtgacctcctggccgggaaaggggctgagcagagaggaggggctggggggggtgtcagtttggggctggctggggacgggaagtgagagCAGACGGgagggggtctggctcactgccccccagaatggacccggctgaggggtccggttcgcggtacctacaagctctgttttagaccatgttcctgtcatcgaataaacctctgtgtcactggctggctgagagtcacgtctgactgcgcagtgggggggcaggaccctgtggcttccccaggaccccgcctgggtggactcgctgggggaagcgcacggaggggcagaggatgctgaatgctccaaggtcagacccaggaggtgaggccgtgggagcttcttgccctgcagacaggctgctccgagggagaggaggctcccaaagtcctgcctggcttggtgggggcagttccagagcagcgcccggggactcggTGACAGGGTGTGACTTCATGGGgctcagtgtatgtgtgtgtgtgtgcgagtgtGACTGCATGGGactcaatgtgtgtgtgtgtgtgcacgggtGTGACTGCATGGGACTCAGgggtagtgtgtgtgtgagtgtgtgactgtgtgtgtgtgtgtgtgactgtgtgtgtgagtgtgtgactgtgtgtgtgggtgccgcatgggggatgggggagcaaaGCCTTTTGAACACGAGTTTATTACATCAAGAAGCAACATGAGCCGTCAAGGGCATCTCATCGACCGGCTGCGTCAGCGTCCAGCGAGTCACGGGCGGGCGGCAGGTGGCAGAGTGACACAGCCCTGGGACTGGAGTGCGAGGGGAGGCTGGCTGGCGGGTAGGCCCCCGGCTGGCTCGCTGCCGCGGGGATGCAGTGCTGCCGCTAGTGCCGAGGGAGGCTCCGGACACCGAGCGGGAACCAGCAGCACCAGCTCCGACCCACGCAGAGCAGTGGAGGTGCCGAGCGAGTGGGACTTTGTGGCTGGAGGTGAGGAGGGTGGGTGAGTGGCTTGGGGCCCTGCTCCGTGTCCTCTGGCGCTGGGCGAGCTCCGGCTGCCGGCTGTCCCCGCTGGGGGGGATGCATGGGGCTGGAGTAGGCTGGGCCGGCGTCCCCTTGCACGGGGTCTGGACAAGCCTGGGGGATGCGGATTGGTGCAGGCTGGGTGCGGGGGGCTGCACGGCCCCACCACCGCCTCAGTGGGTGTCTGGGTGGGACCGGCCGTGGGAGCGTCTCCCACTGGTAGCGACAGCGCGGCTCCCGTCGGGACGTCCCCTCCCCGGGTATTGCTGTGGGCAGGGCACGTGCCTGTGCCCCAGCGAGTGTGGCATGGGGCACGGACGCTGACCTGGCACATGGCTCCCAGACACCTGGGACCACGCCATGCCCGTTACCAGCCTGGGGGcacgggggctgggagcaggagcagcacctgCCTTGCTCAGCAGAGGCTGATTGCTGGTGACTCCTCTATCTCCCCACCCTCCTGAGAGCTGCCCCGGAGCAGAGACCGGATGGGGGGGTTCCCTGTTTAAGGGAGCTGCTAGGGCCAGGGTTGCTGTGGGAGCAGCTCTCTGGCTGAGGCAGGCCGGGGAGGGTGAGGTGGGCTGTGTTCTGGAAGGTGGGacagctccctgccctccccccaccccgctgatCGTTAGCTGGAGCCCATCACCGCAGCGTCTGGGCTGCACAGAAAGGCAGGACCAGGGAAGTCGGTGATagtgggaagggaggagaagctgTTCCTGGCTCTCCCAGGGGCCTGATGGGTCTTCAAGGAgagccccacagccaggggccgtGGCTGGCAGTGTGTCCCCCGTCCAAACCCCTCCAGGTTCCCggccccagccagggctcccggGGCTGCCAGGAAGAGCCCCCGGCTGGCCCCCAGCACCAGCCATCAGGTGGCTGCTCCGAGAAGAGCAGCAGAGACACAAATagccggtgggggtgggggactgcGCATGGCAGCACCGAGCCGGGCCAGGCccactgccaggctggggggcCGGTGTCCCATGGGGGAGCTGCCCCTCTGGCTCCAAGTgaggggtgtttggggggctgggcctgcagctccccctcctgctgagctcagctgcccccGGCTCCAGGACCTCTTCATCCAGCCACACAAGGCCTCCCCGCCCTGCCGTGCCCAGGCCCTGCCAGGCTGCCTCTGCCCGGGGCTCAGCCCCATAAGGAGGTGCCCTGTGCAGTGCCAAGgatgtgcctggggcagggggctctgcggGGCAGGGCGTAGCCTCGGGGGTCGCACTCCCCAGGAGCGGGTGCTGACGCTGTCTGTCCGTCGCAGCAGGAGGAAGCCGGCCGGGCCCCACGTGCCCCTGCGATGAACGTCAGCCAGGGAGCGGGCACGGTGCCCTGCAGCAGCCTCCCACCCACCGAGGGCAGCTGTGGGTGGGGCCCCTGGGCCAACGGGACCGAGGGGGCCCTGCAGCTGCCCACCTTCTCCCCCGCCGCCAAGGCCCGCGTCATCCTCACCTTCGTGCTCCTCACCCTCTCGGCCGCCGGCAACCTGGCGGTGCTGTGGGCGGGCGCGGGCGGGCGGCGCGGGAAGCTCTCGCACGTCCGCGTGCTCCTGCTGCACCTGGCGGCGGCCGACCTGCTGGTCACCTTCGTGGTGATGCCGCTGGACGCCGTCTGGAACATCACGGTGCAGTGGCAGGCGGGGGACCTGGCCTGCCGCCTCCTCATGTACCTCAAGCTGGTGGCCATGTACGCCTCGGCCTTCATCACCGTGGTGATCAGCCTGGACCGCCAGGCTGCCGTCCTGCGCCCGCTGGCCATCGCCCAGGCCCACACCAGGAACCGCCTCATGCTGTACGCGGCCTGGCTGCTGAGTGCTGGGCTCTCCGTGCCCCAGGTACCCGCcggtccccaccccccaggtaccCGCCGGTCCCCACCCCCAGGTACccgctgcccctcccaccccgggtACCCGCcggtccccaccccccaggtaccCGCcggtccccaccccccaggtacccgctgcccctcccgccccaggtACCCGccgtccccaccccccaggtacccgctgcccctccagccccaggTACCCCcggtccccaccccccaggtacaTGCTGCCCCTCTCGCCCCAGGTACCCgccagtccccaccccccaggtaccCGCTGCCCCTCCCGCCCTGGGTACCCGCCGGTACCCACCCCCCAGGTACccgctgcccctcccaccccaggtacccgccagtccccactccccaggtacccgctgcccctcccgccccaggtacccgctgcccctccccccccaggtacCCGCcggtccccaccccccaggtacccgctgcccctcccaccccagatacccgctgcccctcctgccctgggTACCCaccgacccccaccccccagatacccgctgcccctcccgccccaggtACCCGctggtccccaccccccaggtacccgctgcccctcccgccccagatACCCAGATACCCACCCCCCAGGTACccgctgcccctcccaccccaggtacccgctccccctcccaccccaggtaCCCACCGGTCCCCATCCCCCAGGTAcccgctccccctcccaccccaggtaCCGCCCCGTTCTCCCCCGCCCCAGGTATctgtcccacagcccctgctgtcccagccctgggctcccgcccCAGTTCTGCCAAAGCTGCTGGTTCCCCCGCCCCACTGCAGCCTCCTGAGCGGAGCAGAGTCTGCTGGGCCAGTTAGCAATGGGTGGGGATCCTGTGCTGTTAGTTGTGTGCAGAATGGGGGCCGCTGGGCCCCCCAAACTCATCTCCCATGGAGGGGGCTCCTCACGCTGCACTGCTCCTCTCCCCGCTGGCTGAAGGGGGCTGTGAGTCGGGGAGCAGCAGTGTGAGCTAGGGGTGGGCGGTGTGCGTGGAGCTCTCTGGGGGGCTCCCTCATGGAAAAGCCATTCCCAGCGGCCGTCTCTCCCTGCGGCTCAGCTCACCCCACAGGGCGTGGGGGGCTGGAACAGCCTCTTGTCCCCCGATGCCCAGGTCCCCAGCAGGCTCGCTTGGCCCACAGACGTGTGTGGTTCCAGGtgtcggaggggtgggggctggcagaGCCTCTCCCTGTCCTGCTCGTGGCCCCGCTGGGTCGGGTGCGGCCCCACACCGGGGTCCAGCTCTCCTCTCTCTCGCTCCGCTTTGCTTCCAGCTGTTCCTGTTCCACACAGTCACCATCCGCTCCCCGCAGAACTTCACCCAGTGCACCACGCGGGGCAGCTTCCCCCGGCGCTGGCACGAGACGGCCTACAACATGCTGGGCTTCGCctgcctgttcctcctgcccctgctcatCATGCTCTGCTGCTACTCCCGCATCCTGCTGGAGATCTCCCGCCGCATGGGCTCCAGCCTCTGTGAGTGCGCTGGGGCTAGCGGCAGGAGGCTGTGGGGCTGCGTGGGCCTGGGGACAcatggggctggtgggggggctgggctgggctggccgtGGGCCTGGGGacacatggggcggggggggctgggctgggctggccgtGGGCCTGGGGACACATGGGgcgcggggggctgggctgggctggccgtGGGCCTGGGGACACATGGGGCGCGgggggctgggatgagctgggcGTGGGCCTGGGGAcacatggggctggggggggctggggagacgcTGGGGAGGGCCCTGAGGCAGCTCTGGCTCATGCCGAGGGTGGGACCGCTCCTGAGttccagaatcaggcccaaggtccctgccctgaggctcGTCTGTGGGGCCCGGTTTCCCAGAGGGCTGGCTGCCCCGTGTGGAGTGGTgcagccagcctggccctggggctcacAGCTGGGCCCACGAGGCCGGGGAGATGCCACCGGCTAGCAGCCAAGCCCATCGGTCTAGCACGGCACGGcgtggggcggggccgggcggggggctgggccctggggttTGCCAGCCCGCCCCCGGCTAACGTGGCGTGTGGTGGCTGCGTCCCGCCCTGACAGCCCTGCTCCCTGTGGCTCTAGTCTCCAAGGAGGTGCCCCTGCGCCGCTCCACCAACAACATCCCGCGGGCGCGGCTGCGTGTACTGAAGCTGAGCCTGGTCATCGTCAGCTCCTTCATCGTGTGCTGGACGCCCTACTACCTGCTGGGCCTCTGGTACTGGTTCTGCCCCCGCGCCATGCAGGAGACGGTCTCGCAGTCCCTCACCCACGTCCTCTTCATCTTCGGCCTCCTCAACGCCTGCCTGGACCCCCTCACCTACGGCCTCTTCACCATCCCCTtccgcagggggctggggcactgcTGCCGGGGGGGGCACGGAGCAGGGCCCGAGCCCTGTTCCCCGCCAACTGGCTCCTCGCGCTGCTCCGCCACCTCCTTTCACGCCAAGCGGGGCACCACGGCCCCCCCGGCGCACGAGACGCCCGCGGCCCAGAGCCACCTGGGCAATGGGACCGGCAGCGTCGACAGCGGCTACCTGtgaggccagggcctgcctggggCCCTGGGTAAAGGCCGGGTCGGTGGCCCTGCCTGGTGCCCGGCTCGGCCTGGGGCCGTGAGGGGTCGGTCGCTGCGGGAGGAGCCGGGCCCCTGGGGCTGACCCTGAGGAGCAGGGCAAGCCAGGCATCTCCTGCCCCGGGGCGGCCATCAGGCGTGGTGGAGCCGGGCAGGGTGTGGGGgcgctgggagagcaggggcagccgtgACAGGAGCTGGGCCCTCGCCAGCGTCTCTCGCTCCCTAGGCTGAGGGATAGGGTGTGAGGCTGGGCACAAGCAGCTGTGTGGCCGGGAGTCCCGCAGGGCCTGGCCGGCGGGGGGAGGCCAAGGGGGAAGTTTCCCTTCTGAGGTTATTTGGGGCCGACGCTGGTGCTGGCTCCGCTGGGCTCCTGCAGCGAGTGGGCTGCCCTGCGCGGCTCCCTGGCCCGGCGGGGCCGGTCTCTGCTCTGGCCCCGGGGGTGCTGGCTGCGCACGAGAGGGGCCGTGCGGGGCACCGGGAAGGGGGAATCACGGAGCGCGTGGCAGGAGCGGGGCCCCCGCTGACTGCACCAgccagccggccctgccccccaggccagccccagtgTACggagggggcaggacagggcGTGTGCCCCAGGCGGCGCCGCCAGCAGCTTCCCTGCTGGAAAGTCCCGGgttggccccccccccccgtttgtgtgtctgctccagcccagctgccCGGACTCTGCTTGGCCCCGAGCTGTGGTGCGAATGATGCCAGGCCCCAGGTGGCCCCAGGGAGCTGGAGCCCCTTGgctgtgccccaatccccagcccagcggGGGGCTGCACTGAGCCAGTGGCGTCTGCTCTAGAGGGAGAAACgtgttgggggtggagggaccaGGAGCATCAGCCGGAGCCAGCAACACAAAGACTCCCATCCCCCCTGCTTCAGTTCAGCATCCCCAGCTctgcggtgcccctcaatcccgatccgcagcccctgctagcccagccctgggcacccccacagctctgcggtgcccctcaatcccgaccccgcagcccctgctagcccagccatgggcacccccacagctctgcggtgcccctcaatcctgacccgcagcccccctgtaATTCCAGAGCTCGAGAATTCGATTCCTTCCCCTCCCAAACTTTTTTGAAGGGTGGATTTGGCTCCTCCTATCCATAAATATTCataatgggagttttgactgaCAACTTGCCTGCCTTAAAAGGAagtggggctcaggggctggggCCGTATCTCCCCACTAGGGTTGCCAAGGGACCCTGGAGCTGAGCGGGCTGTTAAAGGTCCGGttggtggcacagtggggctaagtcaggctccctgcctgctgtg
It encodes the following:
- the LOC123344040 gene encoding gonadotropin-releasing hormone II receptor-like — translated: MNVSQGAGTVPCSSLPPTEGSCGWGPWANGTEGALQLPTFSPAAKARVILTFVLLTLSAAGNLAVLWAGAGGRRGKLSHVRVLLLHLAAADLLVTFVVMPLDAVWNITVQWQAGDLACRLLMYLKLVAMYASAFITVVISLDRQAAVLRPLAIAQAHTRNRLMLYAAWLLSAGLSVPQLFLFHTVTIRSPQNFTQCTTRGSFPRRWHETAYNMLGFACLFLLPLLIMLCCYSRILLEISRRMGSSLFSKEVPLRRSTNNIPRARLRVLKLSLVIVSSFIVCWTPYYLLGLWYWFCPRAMQETVSQSLTHVLFIFGLLNACLDPLTYGLFTIPFRRGLGHCCRGGHGAGPEPCSPPTGSSRCSATSFHAKRGTTAPPAHETPAAQSHLGNGTGSVDSGYL